Proteins encoded within one genomic window of Gallus gallus isolate bGalGal1 chromosome 1, bGalGal1.mat.broiler.GRCg7b, whole genome shotgun sequence:
- the SNAPC3 gene encoding snRNA-activating protein complex subunit 3: MAAEAVEYEAGETHTRVFRVGALGSGWQQCLQPRDLSLAEEEEEEEAAGAVAEELGCTAETAAELRALCSVDTLVSADQERDPEAIPEDSGLETLRFRKKALQRREERIVVDRACRQETLTYEMESHAIGKRPDDAADLVEEGELLLTLNVFYPVIFQKHKEHKPYQTVLVLGSQRLTELRDSLSCVSDLQIGGEFSSEPDRAPEHISKDIYKSAFFYFEGIFYNDSRYPECRDLSRTIIEWSESRDRGYGNLQSVKMEDYTFNDLSLRIGYPYLFCHQGDCEHIVIVTDIRLIHHEDCLDRNLYPLLIKKHWLCTRKCFVCKMYTARWVTNKDSLAPEDPCFFCDVCFRMLHYDAEGNKLGDFLAYPYVDPGIFN; encoded by the coding sequence ATGGCGGCGGAGGCTGTCGAGTACGAGGCGGGAGAGACGCACACCCGCGTCTTCCGCGTGGGCGCGCTCGGCAGCggctggcagcagtgcctgcagccccgAGATCTCTCGCtggcggaggaggaggaggaggaggaggcggccgGGGCCGTGGCggaggagctgggctgcacGGCAGAGACGGCGGCCGAGCTGCGGGCCTTGTGCAGTGTTGATACGTTAGTATCTGCTGATCAAGAGAGGGACCCAGAAGCGATTCCTGAAGACAGCGGGCTGGAAACTCTTCGGTTTAGGAAGAAGGCGTTGCAGAGGCGAGAAGAAAGGATCGTTGTGGATCGGGCTTGCAGACAGGAAACGCTCACTTACGAGATGGAGTCGCACGCCATTGGGAAGAGGCCTGACGATGCGGCAGACCTGGTGGAGGAGGGAGAGCTGCTTCTAACTCTGAACGTCTTCTATCCCGTCATCTTCCAGAAGCACAAGGAGCACAAGCCCTACCAGACGGTCCTGGTGCTGGGCAGCCAGAGGCTCACTGAACTCAGGGACTCCTTGTCCTGTGTCAGTGACCTGCAGATCGGCGGGGAGTTCAGCAGCGAGCCGGACCGAGCGCCAGAGCACATCAGCAAGGACATCTACAAATCTGCCTTCTTTTACTTCGAAGGCATCTTTTATAACGATAGCAGGTACCCAGAGTGCAGAGATCTGAGCAGAACCATTATTGAGTGGTCCGAATCTCGTGACAGAGGCTATGGAAATCTTCAGTCTGTCAAAATGGAGGACTACACATTCAATGATTTGTCCCTCAGAATTGGCTATCCGTACCTCTTCTGCCACCAAGGGGACTGCGAGCACATCGTTATTGTCACGGACATACGACTTATTCATCACGAGGACTGCCTGGACAGGAACCTCTATCCACTGTTAATCAAAAAACACTGGTTGTGTACCAGAAAATGCTTTGTGTGCAAAATGTATACAGCCAGGTGGGTAACCAACAAGGACAGCCTGGCGCCAGAGGATCCTTGTTTCTTCTGTGATGTTTGTTTCCGAATGCTCCATTACGATGCAGAAGGCAATAAGCTGGGAGACTTTCTTGCCTATCCCTATGTCGATCCTGGGATTTTCAACTGA